From the genome of Mercenaria mercenaria strain notata unplaced genomic scaffold, MADL_Memer_1 contig_2065, whole genome shotgun sequence:
CATTATCAATACTTTCTTGTAAGCTTTCATTTGCATCATTCTTAACAGGTGTGCTAGTTTGAGGAACTGAGACtattttatttgttgtgttaGAGTCTTTAGTGTAATCAGCTCTTATCATGTATTCTCTGGCTTCTTCTGGTGAAAATTTGTGAGTTCTCTTTAAATGACGTCGAACACTCGATTTTTCGACAAATCGTGTTCCGCACATACTGCAACTGTATGGTTTAAATTGAGAATCATTTTTTGCGCCAGCTGGGGTGCCGACTGGTACTTCAGGCATTACTTTAATAACTTTCTGCACCCCTTCTTTATCCTTTTCAACAGTCACACTCAAAGGAGTGTCAAAAATGGTTGAACGCATTTCATTTTTCTCACTTATACCACTTCTAGTATCTGTCAGACTAGACTCATTAAGCTGTCCATGTTCTCCAGTTTCCAACTGTATACAAGTTACTGCTTCCTCATTACTTAACCCATGGAGATCACAAAGATGTTTTTTCCACTCTGTTTTTTCTAGAAATATTTGCTGACATAAACTGCAGGTATAATGATCTGGTCTGTCTGccttattttcattatcattaatTCTCAAACCTGAGCTTACTAGAGCCTCTTCCTCACTTAGTTTATGAACAGTTAGCAAATGCATTGTCAACTTCGCATTCTCCAAAAAGATCTGTTCACAAACACTACACGTAAAATGTTCAAATTCTTCTACTTCATTCACTTCCTTTTTATCATCAACAACTGTTTTTGGTTTCGCAATCTCTGGTTTTATTTCAGTATCCGGTTTTATTTCTTCATCTATCGAGTCTTCATGGCCTGTTTCCGATTCCGACTTTACAGTTTCAGATACATCAAGGGAGGCTAGATGCTGGTTCAATAAATCTCTAGCTGCCTGATTTGAATATTTGTGTGTTTTTCTAATATGACGTAAAACGCTTGATCTTCGAGCAATTTTTGCACCACACAACGGACAAATGTAAGTTTTTGTGGAAGAGTGCAAtgtaaaatgaatctgaaaatctTCTTCATTCACGCAGACCTTTTTGCAAATATAACAAGTTACAAACTTGGAAGAATCGTGTTTTTTCATGTGTTTGTTAAGAGAACTTGAGTGATGGTATGATTTGTCACATAACTTACAGTTATACACTTTGAAGTAGTCTCCCTGATGTGTACTATTATCTAAATCCTCCTCATCACTTTCAACAACATCATTTTCATAAGCCCCATACATGTCACCTTCCACTTTCACTTTATCATTACACTCCCCTGAATTCTTTATGCTTTCTTCAACCTTTTTACCAAGAATACTTTCAGATTCTAACATTTTCACCATAGGCTGTTCAAGAAGAGATTTCAATGATGGTGAAGAGCTCTTCACATCTTTTGCTGGTTTTTCTG
Proteins encoded in this window:
- the LOC128552123 gene encoding zinc finger protein Xfin-like — encoded protein: MAAAGESEVAVVKDLDSLAVQFGQSLMESDLKAYNGESSDTGNYEIKLENAEDEDTAMESSPRTDFRNLNFSESVTEVKKEENDVSFDKSQQSSSKQKVYRCEDCGQCYLKSSSFSNHRLAHHPSVCTHCGRRFSLPSSLEAHLQLECGRKKESSGLECHICHKIMSTKKILNRHLRLHSNSGNFSCHLCSKSFGLKSSLEFHMRTHDVTKPYKCNACHTTFTEKSTAIRHVKKQHTEINYNSYIENTLQPANPVELANKINVKLLGGTRNDFSQSLLNNSEKPAKDVKSSSPSLKSLLEQPMVKMLESESILGKKVEESIKNSGECNDKVKVEGDMYGAYENDVVESDEEDLDNSTHQGDYFKVYNCKLCDKSYHHSSSLNKHMKKHDSSKFVTCYICKKVCVNEEDFQIHFTLHSSTKTYICPLCGAKIARRSSVLRHIRKTHKYSNQAARDLLNQHLASLDVSETVKSESETGHEDSIDEEIKPDTEIKPEIAKPKTVVDDKKEVNEVEEFEHFTCSVCEQIFLENAKLTMHLLTVHKLSEEEALVSSGLRINDNENKADRPDHYTCSLCQQIFLEKTEWKKHLCDLHGLSNEEAVTCIQLETGEHGQLNESSLTDTRSGISEKNEMRSTIFDTPLSVTVEKDKEGVQKVIKVMPEVPVGTPAGAKNDSQFKPYSCSMCGTRFVEKSSVRRHLKRTHKFSPEEAREYMIRADYTKDSNTTNKIVSVPQTSTPVKNDANESLQE